A single region of the Rhipicephalus microplus isolate Deutch F79 chromosome 10, USDA_Rmic, whole genome shotgun sequence genome encodes:
- the LOC119181847 gene encoding beta-galactosidase, which produces ILGSTETARSLVVDHENMRFLKDGKPFQFVAGAMHYFRIPRAYWKDRLRKARMAGINAVDFYVEWSSHEPEPQEYNFAGMYDVIAFLNEVKNEGLLAVLRPGPYICAERDNGGFPYWLLRLHPKMMYRSMDVNYLNITDRWLDKLLPMLVPYLYKNGGPIFAVQVENEFGHYKHCDPNYMDHVLSNLERHFHQDVIYFRNDFPEEYYYTCDKVRDILVAGNFDYTQEIKKMFAVMDWGQVSPCPRFVAEYYTGWMDHWTFDRPNRSSLVLVDRFKDLMKMGASVTLYMFHGGTNFGFKSAISMDTPIVTSYDYGAPIAEDGSLTPMYYKLRDVIKEFLPLPSGEPPGPAKKLNFGSVKLNHYKGIRDVLNHFSDKNWLNRKHSKYPMTFEEVGQDYGFVMYTAHVNVDANGKGKLKLHGLRDRAHVFVGNTRYIFYSFKPVVAQPKTEGEISVKKGDKLVILVENMGRDQVGNRNHDRKGLQNVTLNDKHITEWTMEVVPLTRNQDVTLLMSIVNSEGDGKLPGFFAGSFKLPDKQEPLDTFFDPTGWGRGIVYVNGINLGRYWPMAGPQVRLYLPGPFLRKHPEENKLLLFEVDRVPDDRTVKLVDQPWLNAPGNLPSP; this is translated from the exons atactCGGATCAACTGAAACAGCAag ATCTCTCGTGGTTGACCACGAAAACATGCGGTTCCTCAAGGATGGCAAGCCTTTTCAGTTTGTGGCCGGAGCCATGCACTACTTCCGCATACCACGCGCTTACTGGAAGGACAGGCTTCGCAAAGCACGCATGGCCGGTATCAACGCCGTGGACTTTTACGTCGAATGGAGCAGCCACGAACCAGAGCCGCAGGAGTACAACTTCGCCGGCATGTACGACGTCATCGCGTTTCTTAACGAGGTCAAGAACGAGGGCCTGCTGGCCGTCCTGAGACCTGGACCTTACATCTGCGCAGAGAGGGACAATGGAGGCTTTCCATACTGGCTGTTGAGACTGCATCCCAAGATGATGTACCGTAGCATGGACGTCAACTACCTGAACATAACTGACAGGTGGCTCGACAAGCTGCTTCCAATGCTGGTGCCGTACTTGTACAAGAACGGCGGTCCCATCTTCGCTGTTCAGGTGGAGAACGAGTTCGGACACTACAAGCACTGTGACCCTAACTACATGGACCACGTGCTCTCTAACCTGGAAAGGCACTTCCACCAGGATGTCATCTACTTCCGCAACGACTTTCCGGAGGAGTACTACTACACGTGCGACAAGGTTCGCGACATTTTGGTCGCCGGCAACTTCGACTACACCCAGGAAATCAAAAAGATGTTCGCTGTCATGGACTGGGGGCAGGTCAGTCCCTGCCCGCGGTTTGTCGCTGAGTATTACACTGGTTGGATGGATCACTGGACTTTCGATCGTCCCAACAGGAGCAGCCTCGTGTTGGTTGACCGTTTCAAGGACCTTATGAAGATGGGGGCCTCCGTGACTCTCTACATGTTTCACGGAGGCACCAACTTCGGCTTTAAGTCGGCCATCAGCATGGATACTCCCATAGTGACCAGTTATGATTACGGTGCCCCCATCGCCGAAGACGGCTCATTGACGCCCATGTACTATAAGCTCAGGGATGTCATCAAGGAGTTCCTCCCGCTACCCAGTGGTGAGCCTCCGGGACCCGCGAAGAAACTCAACTTTGGGTCTGTCAAGTTGAATCACTACAAGGGGATTCGAGACGTGTTGAACCACTTCAGTGATAAGAACTGGCTCAACCGAAAGCACTCCAAATATCCGATGACGTTCGAAGAAGTTGGACAGGACTACGGATTTGTGATGTACACAGCACATGTGAATGTGGATGCGAACGGCAAAGGAAAACTCAAGTTGCACGGACTCCGTGACAGAGCCCACGTTTTTGTGGGAAACACGAGGTACATCTTCTACAGCTTCAAGCCGGTAGTTGCTCAGCCCAAAACGGAGGGCGAGATATCGGTAAAGAAAGGTGATAAACTTGTTATTCTTGTGGAGAACATGGGAAGAGATCAAGTTGGTAACCGTAACCATGACCGCAAG GGATTGCAGAACGTCACGCTCAACGACAAGCACATAACAGAGTGGACCATGGAAGTGGTCCCACTGACCAGGAACCAGGACGTGACGCTGCTCATGTCTATCGTCAATAGCGAGGGTGACGGCAAGCTACCGGGCTTCTTCGCCGGAAGTTTCAAGCTTCCGGACAAGCAGGAGCCCTTGGACACCTTCTTCGACCCCACGGGTTGGGGCAGAGGCATCGTTTACGTGAACGGCATCAACCTGGGTCGCTACTGGCCCATGGCCGGCCCCCAGGTGCGCCTCTACCTTCCGGGTCCGTTCCTGAGAAAGCATCCCGAGGAGAACAAGCTGTTGCTTTTCGAGGTGGACCGCGTGCCGGACGACAGGACTGTCAAGCTGGTCGACCAGCCTTGGCTGAATGCCCCCGGAAATTTGCCTTCGCCTTGA